The Thermoplasma acidophilum DSM 1728 genome includes a window with the following:
- a CDS encoding metal-sulfur cluster assembly factor, translating to MVTKEEVLEALKAVSDPEIGYDVVNLGLVYDIQINGNRVYIKMTMTAPTCPVTPWILSEAQRVVEELPGVEACDIELVWDPPWNPKMMSDEAKQALNIDY from the coding sequence ATGGTGACTAAGGAGGAGGTGCTAGAAGCCTTAAAGGCTGTTTCAGATCCGGAAATAGGTTACGATGTTGTCAATCTCGGACTCGTGTACGATATACAGATAAACGGCAACAGGGTTTACATAAAAATGACCATGACAGCACCGACGTGCCCCGTGACGCCCTGGATACTCAGCGAAGCACAGCGTGTTGTCGAAGAGCTTCCGGGGGTAGAGGCCTGCGACATAGAGCTTGTATGGGATCCGCCATGGAACCCGAAGATGATGAGCGACGAGGCAAAACAGGCACTCAACATAGATTATTGA
- a CDS encoding helix-turn-helix transcriptional regulator, which translates to MIYDDILGTTKTTILESLNVKDRSVDDLSEILGINKTAVKEHLEYLEMRGYVSSYFQSGGAGRPKKFYKLTDKGISLFPKKYIDFAKLLLDETEKVLGTEQMNAILERIASRMISDTGWLAEDLRDKPRDEKIKKLQEYVSMLNVLGYNATLDVYSDRVIISRHNCIFYDLAKTNNRIICNSLGRDLIVQSLNADFQITEKISSGSNKCVIEVKL; encoded by the coding sequence ATGATATACGACGACATCCTGGGGACAACGAAGACGACCATACTGGAGAGCTTAAATGTTAAGGACAGGAGCGTCGATGATCTCTCGGAGATTCTGGGCATAAACAAGACAGCAGTCAAGGAACATCTCGAATATCTTGAGATGCGTGGATACGTTTCTTCATATTTCCAGAGTGGTGGTGCTGGCAGGCCAAAAAAGTTTTACAAGCTGACGGATAAAGGTATTTCACTGTTTCCCAAAAAGTACATAGATTTTGCAAAGCTGCTGCTGGATGAGACGGAAAAGGTACTTGGCACAGAACAAATGAACGCAATACTTGAGAGGATCGCCTCCAGGATGATATCCGATACCGGATGGCTTGCCGAGGATCTCCGTGACAAGCCCAGGGATGAGAAGATAAAGAAGCTGCAGGAGTACGTTTCAATGCTTAATGTTCTCGGTTACAATGCTACGCTTGATGTGTACAGCGACAGGGTAATTATATCAAGGCATAACTGCATATTCTACGATCTGGCAAAGACAAACAACAGGATAATATGCAATTCTCTAGGCAGAGATCTGATAGTACAATCGCTCAATGCGGACTTTCAGATAACCGAAAAGATCAGCAGCGGGTCGAACAAGTGTGTTATTGAAGTTAAATTGTGA
- the sufC gene encoding Fe-S cluster assembly ATPase SufC — protein sequence MILEIRNLSASVEDKQILKDVNLKIGGGEIHALMGPNGAGKSTLGNVLIGHPDYKITGGQIILDGKDITYATPEERARAGLFLAFQSPVAVEGVRISTFLRIAYSHLHPDEKIVISEFNKRIKEAMKTVGLDESFISRSVNDGFSGGERKRFEILQMLILKPKMIILDEIDSGLDVDALRMVAEQLKKYFSKDVGYLIITHYQRILKDIEPQFVHVLVNGTIAINGDKSLSDKIEENGYDWLKEVA from the coding sequence ATGATACTTGAGATCAGAAACCTCTCTGCATCAGTTGAGGATAAACAGATACTGAAGGATGTCAACCTTAAGATAGGCGGCGGTGAAATACACGCACTGATGGGCCCGAATGGGGCCGGAAAGAGCACACTTGGCAATGTGCTCATAGGGCATCCAGATTACAAAATAACCGGCGGGCAGATAATACTGGATGGTAAGGATATAACGTATGCAACGCCGGAAGAGAGGGCCAGGGCAGGGCTGTTCCTTGCATTCCAAAGCCCCGTGGCAGTTGAGGGTGTCCGCATTTCTACGTTCCTCAGGATAGCCTACAGCCATCTGCATCCTGATGAGAAGATAGTCATTTCGGAGTTCAACAAAAGGATAAAGGAGGCCATGAAGACCGTTGGCCTTGACGAGAGCTTCATATCAAGATCAGTGAATGACGGTTTTTCCGGTGGTGAGAGGAAGAGGTTTGAGATACTGCAGATGCTCATACTGAAACCCAAGATGATAATACTGGATGAGATAGATTCCGGTCTTGACGTGGACGCGCTGAGAATGGTTGCTGAACAGCTGAAGAAGTACTTCAGCAAGGATGTCGGATACCTGATAATAACGCACTACCAGAGGATTCTGAAGGATATAGAACCGCAGTTCGTGCACGTGCTGGTCAACGGCACAATAGCGATAAATGGAGACAAATCGCTGTCGGATAAGATCGAGGAAAATGGATATGACTGGCTTAAGGAGGTGGCATAA
- the sufB gene encoding Fe-S cluster assembly protein SufB, translating to MESTYVNKDEEIDRLINDLKSNGSLDYGFHDNINPVYSTGKGLSRQVVEEISEIKKEPDWMRRIRLHAYEIFMSKPVPTWGPDLSGIDWENMTYYSRPDEVKATNWDEVPKEIKDTFEKLGVPEMERKYLAGSIAQYDSEGIYNSIKKEWEEKGVVFMDLDSALKRYPDLVKEYFAKAVPPSDNKFAALNVAVWSGGAFLYVPRGVHVDMPLQTYFRINGEATGQFEHTIVVADEGSSVHYLEGCTAPVYSKDSLHAAIVEYYVMKNAHGRYTSVQNWSNSVYNMPTKRAWVEENGNMEWVGGSLGSKVTMIYPSSYLRGRNATTSNLNIALAGPGTVKDTGAKAIHMAPNTSSKIIAKSVSLGDGKSIYRGLVRINKDAVNAKSHVQCDALLINDESVSYTMPHDEIYEPTANFTHEATVGKIGTEELTYLRSRGLSEDEASSLIVLGFLDDVMKEIPMEFAVEMNRLVKLEMSKMGAVG from the coding sequence ATGGAATCAACGTATGTTAATAAGGATGAGGAAATAGATAGACTTATAAACGATCTGAAGTCAAATGGATCCCTGGATTATGGGTTCCATGACAACATAAACCCTGTTTACTCGACCGGAAAGGGTCTGAGCAGGCAGGTTGTAGAGGAGATATCTGAGATAAAGAAGGAACCAGACTGGATGAGGCGCATAAGGCTTCATGCCTACGAGATCTTCATGTCGAAACCAGTTCCCACTTGGGGTCCGGATCTGTCCGGAATAGACTGGGAAAACATGACCTATTACAGCAGGCCGGATGAGGTCAAGGCCACCAACTGGGACGAGGTCCCCAAGGAGATAAAGGATACCTTCGAGAAGCTGGGCGTGCCTGAGATGGAGAGAAAGTACCTTGCGGGTTCCATCGCACAGTACGACAGTGAAGGGATTTACAACAGCATAAAGAAGGAATGGGAGGAGAAGGGCGTTGTCTTCATGGATCTGGATTCAGCGTTGAAGAGGTATCCTGATCTCGTGAAGGAGTACTTCGCAAAGGCAGTCCCGCCAAGCGACAACAAGTTCGCCGCGCTGAACGTAGCCGTATGGAGCGGTGGAGCATTCCTCTATGTGCCAAGGGGCGTACACGTTGACATGCCTCTGCAGACCTACTTCAGGATAAACGGAGAGGCCACCGGTCAGTTCGAGCACACAATTGTCGTTGCGGATGAGGGATCAAGCGTGCACTACCTTGAAGGATGCACGGCCCCAGTTTATTCCAAGGATTCCCTGCATGCCGCCATAGTCGAATACTATGTAATGAAGAATGCACACGGAAGGTATACGAGCGTACAGAACTGGTCAAACAGCGTTTACAACATGCCGACGAAGCGTGCATGGGTAGAGGAGAACGGGAACATGGAATGGGTAGGCGGTTCCCTCGGTTCAAAGGTTACGATGATATATCCGTCATCGTATCTGCGTGGAAGAAACGCTACCACTTCGAACCTGAACATAGCCCTTGCCGGTCCCGGCACAGTTAAGGATACAGGAGCGAAGGCCATACACATGGCTCCAAATACAAGCTCAAAGATCATAGCAAAGAGCGTTTCGCTCGGCGATGGAAAATCCATATACCGCGGCCTTGTGAGGATAAACAAGGATGCAGTGAATGCAAAGAGCCATGTTCAGTGCGATGCTCTGTTGATAAACGATGAATCGGTATCCTACACCATGCCGCATGACGAAATATACGAGCCAACAGCCAACTTCACCCATGAAGCAACCGTAGGCAAGATCGGCACTGAAGAACTGACGTACCTGAGATCACGCGGGCTCTCTGAGGATGAGGCAAGTTCGCTGATCGTCTTGGGTTTCCTCGATGACGTCATGAAGGAGATACCCATGGAGTTCGCAGTGGAAATGAACAGGCTGGTAAAACTTGAAATGAGCAAGATGGGTGCTGTGGGATGA
- the sufD gene encoding Fe-S cluster assembly protein SufD codes for MIEQIRDMINDRGYDRLHEYRQENFIQFMKTPPQTWKESPTRMRYVEFTDEFVEKMVLGKQEASNGDYRRSDEDVAIVNGRVHVYDTKGLIVSSIRDAEETHPSILYDFAGKEYVYDRYEFLINAGFHDGLFLYVPKGVSASINIEDYASSTSSFAAKNMIIVDEGSKINVFRRISGSGTGNGYQGDNTYIFLGKNASIEYNQVQDRPKTVEGLQFIRTFMDDYSSARIYHAENGYDRSIIVTESYQYGNGTNYQVRGVSFTRSLQQMDLRDNTIQIGTHTVADIYIRGIVRDRSLTMQRGNIDIREQARHAEGYYDTRILLLSKDAFANTKPALLINNNDVRSKHASAISNIDDISLFYLRSRGIDEDTAKNMIVEGFTEHVVEGSDERLKEAVVRFSGL; via the coding sequence ATGATCGAGCAGATACGCGACATGATAAACGATCGTGGATACGATCGCCTGCACGAGTACAGGCAGGAGAACTTCATACAGTTCATGAAGACGCCACCGCAGACCTGGAAGGAGAGCCCAACCAGGATGAGGTACGTCGAATTCACCGATGAATTCGTTGAGAAGATGGTGCTCGGAAAACAGGAGGCTAGCAACGGAGATTACAGGAGATCGGATGAGGACGTGGCAATCGTCAACGGCCGGGTTCACGTGTACGACACTAAGGGACTAATAGTTTCATCGATCAGGGATGCTGAGGAGACGCACCCCTCCATCCTTTACGATTTTGCGGGTAAAGAATACGTGTACGATCGTTACGAGTTTCTCATAAACGCAGGTTTCCATGACGGTCTTTTCCTCTATGTTCCCAAGGGCGTCTCTGCTTCCATAAACATAGAGGATTACGCTTCCTCAACATCCTCGTTTGCCGCAAAGAATATGATAATAGTGGATGAAGGATCGAAGATCAACGTTTTCAGGAGAATATCAGGCAGCGGTACAGGCAATGGGTATCAGGGCGACAATACGTATATATTCCTGGGCAAGAACGCATCAATAGAGTACAACCAGGTGCAGGACAGGCCAAAGACAGTGGAGGGCCTCCAATTCATAAGGACGTTCATGGACGATTACTCCTCAGCGAGAATATACCATGCTGAGAACGGATACGACAGATCGATCATCGTGACGGAATCGTATCAGTATGGAAATGGAACGAACTACCAGGTCAGGGGTGTAAGCTTCACCAGATCGCTGCAGCAGATGGATCTCAGGGATAACACGATACAGATAGGTACGCACACCGTTGCTGACATATACATTAGGGGAATTGTAAGGGATAGGAGCCTGACCATGCAGCGTGGGAACATAGACATAAGGGAGCAGGCGAGGCATGCCGAGGGTTACTACGATACAAGGATACTGCTGCTTTCTAAGGATGCCTTTGCGAACACTAAACCGGCGCTGCTTATAAACAACAATGACGTGAGATCGAAGCACGCATCTGCTATAAGCAACATAGACGATATATCCCTGTTCTATCTGCGTTCCAGGGGTATCGATGAGGATACTGCGAAGAACATGATAGTGGAAGGTTTCACGGAGCATGTGGTTGAAGGATCCGATGAAAGGCTTAAGGAGGCCGTTGTCAGGTTCTCCGGCCTCTGA
- a CDS encoding SDR family oxidoreductase → MFERNLLEGKIALVTGGGTGIGFSIGKRYGELGASIAICGRRENVLADAVFKFKEAGIDADSHRCDVRDPTQVSETVDHFMDRFGKIDVLVNNAAGNFVSPTEKLSPHAFDAVIGIVLHGTVYMTLELGKRWIRNGQHGVVLDIVTTYAWTGSGYVVPSAAAKAGVLALVRSLAVEWAKYGIRHVAIAPGPFPTEATRKNLFPIPEIEDRIVQRVPLKRPGRMDEIANLAAYLVSDGAEYINGSVVTIDGGEWLKGAGQFNHLENLTEDQWKMIYKISRKKE, encoded by the coding sequence ATGTTTGAAAGAAATTTGCTCGAGGGAAAGATCGCACTCGTAACTGGAGGAGGCACAGGAATAGGTTTCAGCATAGGAAAGCGGTATGGTGAGCTAGGTGCATCCATAGCCATATGCGGGCGCAGGGAAAATGTACTGGCTGATGCTGTATTCAAATTCAAGGAGGCTGGGATCGACGCAGATTCTCATCGCTGTGACGTAAGAGATCCTACCCAGGTTTCTGAAACCGTCGATCACTTCATGGATCGTTTCGGTAAAATTGACGTCCTGGTTAACAATGCGGCCGGAAATTTCGTCTCACCAACTGAGAAGCTATCCCCGCATGCTTTCGACGCCGTCATAGGCATTGTACTTCATGGTACAGTGTATATGACGCTTGAACTTGGCAAGCGGTGGATCAGGAATGGCCAGCATGGTGTGGTCCTTGACATCGTAACGACCTATGCATGGACCGGATCCGGCTACGTTGTTCCGTCTGCAGCTGCGAAGGCCGGAGTTCTCGCACTGGTAAGATCCCTTGCCGTGGAATGGGCTAAGTATGGAATCAGGCATGTGGCCATAGCACCTGGCCCGTTTCCAACGGAAGCAACGAGAAAGAATCTCTTCCCTATCCCCGAAATAGAGGATCGCATAGTGCAAAGGGTCCCGCTGAAGAGGCCTGGGAGGATGGATGAAATAGCAAACCTCGCCGCCTACCTAGTTTCCGATGGGGCCGAATACATCAACGGTTCGGTAGTGACCATTGATGGTGGTGAATGGCTCAAGGGAGCTGGCCAGTTCAACCATCTTGAAAATCTGACGGAGGATCAGTGGAAGATGATCTACAAGATATCGAGAAAAAAAGAATGA
- a CDS encoding glycine--tRNA ligase, whose product MSFDDVIELAKRRGFFWPSYMIYGGSSGFYDYGPLGTLLKDNIIAAWKREYAREGAIFLDTPVISPADVFRASGHLEKFSDIAVKCSKCGTPYKFESLIKSLGINEIAKTVDEAAAILEKYDVKCPKCGEKLKNPYDFNLMFRVGSNDLYLRPETAQGIFINFKNLYNYARNSMPIIVCQVGKGFRNEISPRQALIRMREFSQAEVEVFYIENDDFPIPDSSVELNMLRNTGDLLKMKVSDALRSGIIGNRVMAYFLNKTYEILLKLGFQPDHIRAREHDPGERAHYSSETWDFEYLLDGDWTEIVGVSDRGTYDLGRHQQFSGENFQIDGRTPKVVEPSYGLDRILLTIMDSSYYRRENGYKVLRLDPHISPIHMAIFPLQKRDDLDKIAKDLFEKMKNIDPFIFYDDSGNIGRRYARQDEIGTPFCVTVDYQTKDDETVTIRERDSTSQVRVKISDLLERTRSFPDSLSALFSN is encoded by the coding sequence ATGAGCTTCGATGACGTTATCGAGCTGGCAAAGAGGAGAGGCTTCTTCTGGCCTTCGTACATGATATACGGCGGTTCTTCTGGTTTCTACGATTATGGGCCTCTGGGTACTCTCCTGAAGGACAACATAATAGCCGCATGGAAAAGGGAATACGCACGTGAGGGTGCAATATTCCTAGATACCCCTGTGATATCGCCTGCAGACGTATTCAGGGCCTCAGGACACCTGGAAAAATTCTCAGATATAGCTGTGAAATGCAGCAAATGCGGAACGCCTTACAAATTTGAAAGCCTGATAAAAAGCCTTGGTATCAATGAGATAGCGAAGACAGTTGATGAAGCCGCCGCAATACTTGAAAAATACGATGTAAAGTGCCCGAAGTGCGGGGAAAAGCTGAAGAATCCATATGATTTCAACCTTATGTTCCGTGTCGGATCCAACGATCTCTACCTGCGTCCGGAAACGGCACAGGGCATATTCATAAACTTCAAGAATCTTTATAATTACGCCAGAAACTCAATGCCGATCATAGTTTGCCAGGTGGGTAAGGGGTTCAGAAACGAGATTTCCCCGAGACAGGCATTGATAAGAATGAGGGAATTTTCCCAGGCTGAAGTTGAAGTCTTCTACATTGAAAACGATGACTTCCCCATCCCTGATTCTAGCGTTGAACTTAACATGCTGAGGAACACTGGAGATCTTTTGAAGATGAAGGTCTCCGATGCCCTTAGATCCGGAATTATAGGCAACAGGGTTATGGCCTATTTCCTCAACAAAACATATGAAATACTCCTGAAGCTCGGGTTCCAACCGGATCACATAAGGGCAAGGGAGCATGATCCAGGAGAAAGAGCACACTATTCGTCAGAGACATGGGATTTTGAATATCTCCTTGATGGTGATTGGACCGAGATAGTCGGTGTATCAGATCGCGGAACATACGATCTTGGAAGACATCAGCAGTTTTCCGGAGAAAACTTTCAGATAGATGGCAGGACACCGAAAGTCGTAGAACCCTCCTACGGCCTTGACCGTATACTTCTTACTATAATGGATTCCTCATACTATAGAAGGGAAAACGGGTACAAGGTTCTTCGCCTCGATCCACATATCTCGCCCATCCACATGGCCATCTTCCCACTCCAGAAAAGGGATGATCTGGATAAGATAGCAAAGGATCTTTTTGAAAAGATGAAAAATATAGATCCATTCATATTCTATGATGACAGTGGGAATATAGGCAGGAGATACGCAAGACAGGACGAAATAGGTACTCCTTTCTGCGTGACGGTTGATTACCAGACAAAGGATGATGAAACCGTAACAATAAGAGAAAGGGACAGTACTTCACAGGTCAGAGTGAAGATCAGCGATCTTCTCGAACGAACAAGATCTTTCCCGGATTCCCTTTCTGCGTTGTTCTCAAATTGA
- a CDS encoding CBS domain-containing protein: MKVSDIMTPDPITYHVPSSINEVIKVLIKYNVTGVPITDQSGHYAGFVSRRDVFANPRETQTAMVMRRSKAVYEDDEVRTAALEMLAQKKRHLTVVDRDGHVKGILTPQNFMKTIKENYGNVKVKEVMKETSVPIWYKTPLPAILTVMNVSGIFSFPVIDDNGTFVGLLVDRDIFDRIDLKFDSILSEMGIADDEDPWSWTGLRNVFKYVVERADIKLPKISADEIMVKNPTVVYANDKLSTAAELMIKYNYNQLPVLDDSHGIYGMLYDIEMLGVFQ, encoded by the coding sequence ATGAAAGTATCAGATATAATGACGCCCGATCCCATAACCTACCACGTCCCGAGCTCAATAAACGAAGTCATAAAGGTACTAATAAAATACAATGTGACTGGCGTACCCATAACAGATCAGTCAGGCCATTACGCTGGTTTTGTCAGCAGACGGGATGTATTTGCTAACCCACGGGAAACTCAGACAGCCATGGTAATGAGGAGATCCAAGGCGGTGTACGAGGATGATGAAGTAAGGACGGCAGCGCTTGAAATGCTGGCACAGAAGAAGAGGCATCTGACCGTCGTAGACAGAGATGGACATGTCAAAGGCATACTCACACCACAGAACTTCATGAAAACGATAAAGGAAAATTATGGAAATGTGAAGGTAAAGGAAGTAATGAAAGAAACAAGCGTTCCGATATGGTATAAAACACCGCTTCCCGCAATACTCACTGTGATGAACGTTTCAGGGATATTCTCATTTCCTGTGATAGATGACAACGGAACCTTCGTGGGGTTGCTGGTCGACAGGGATATATTCGACAGGATCGACCTGAAGTTTGATTCAATACTGAGCGAAATGGGCATAGCTGACGATGAAGATCCCTGGTCATGGACCGGCCTCCGCAACGTGTTCAAATACGTTGTAGAACGAGCGGACATAAAGCTTCCAAAGATCTCTGCGGATGAAATAATGGTAAAGAATCCAACCGTTGTCTATGCTAACGATAAACTATCCACAGCCGCAGAGCTCATGATAAAGTACAACTACAACCAGCTCCCTGTGCTGGATGACTCGCATGGTATATACGGCATGCTGTACGATATCGAAATGCTGGGTGTGTTTCAATGA
- a CDS encoding dihydrolipoyl dehydrogenase → MEEYDVITIGAGGAAYPAAFRLKRSGFSVLMIDKKGVMSGNCLAEGCVPSKAVIETVHNLAKMRHFGDYSIDYSKIVDHKDSVQNIRYEQHDQELKEAGLKIIKGTARIIDDNTVEVSSDTGTSRYRSSSAIIIASGSETFVPKIPGAELAWTSADLYSLKPKVKKLPKSIAIIGGGYIGMETASFMSILGVKVTVIEMLDRVMSTMDEAMVDKLLPLLPKMDIRTASPVQSIERNGSMYHVNFGKEGEKESIEVEAVLMAVGRVPVFPEGIDDLGIEHDRHGIKVNMAMQTNIKNIYATGDVNGITPLFHAAKRQSLVAANNIMANNVPIDYFDPLSVPFTVYTIPQMAYVGILPSQARKMGIEYLETDYQIEKDALAQINNEMFGEIRIFTDKRMKVIGGYVIGNDAGNVINEIALAVSKGLSLRDLAEMAHQHPMTFEGIDSAARKLY, encoded by the coding sequence ATGGAAGAATATGACGTCATCACGATAGGTGCAGGAGGCGCTGCTTATCCAGCCGCGTTCAGGCTTAAGAGATCAGGTTTCAGCGTTCTCATGATAGATAAGAAGGGCGTGATGTCGGGAAATTGCCTTGCAGAAGGTTGTGTTCCATCTAAAGCTGTGATCGAAACGGTGCATAATCTGGCGAAGATGAGGCATTTCGGTGATTATTCCATAGATTACAGTAAAATCGTCGATCACAAAGACAGTGTCCAGAATATAAGATATGAACAGCATGACCAAGAGCTCAAGGAAGCGGGTCTGAAGATAATTAAGGGTACAGCAAGGATAATAGATGACAATACCGTTGAAGTTTCATCGGATACCGGAACATCAAGATACAGATCATCATCAGCAATAATAATAGCTTCAGGTTCAGAAACCTTTGTGCCCAAGATACCGGGCGCAGAACTTGCCTGGACAAGCGCAGATCTTTATTCGCTGAAGCCAAAGGTGAAGAAACTTCCAAAGAGCATCGCGATAATAGGCGGTGGATACATTGGTATGGAAACGGCTTCATTCATGTCCATACTTGGTGTAAAGGTAACGGTCATAGAGATGCTGGACAGGGTTATGAGCACCATGGATGAAGCCATGGTGGATAAACTTTTACCGCTGCTGCCCAAAATGGATATAAGGACGGCTTCACCTGTTCAGTCGATAGAAAGGAACGGAAGCATGTACCATGTTAATTTCGGCAAAGAAGGTGAGAAAGAATCCATAGAAGTTGAAGCTGTTCTGATGGCAGTTGGAAGGGTTCCTGTATTTCCGGAAGGCATCGACGATCTCGGTATTGAGCACGACAGACACGGAATCAAGGTTAATATGGCGATGCAGACCAACATAAAGAATATTTATGCGACCGGTGATGTCAACGGAATAACGCCGCTCTTCCATGCGGCCAAGAGGCAGTCTTTGGTTGCTGCGAATAACATAATGGCAAACAACGTACCGATTGACTACTTCGATCCGCTTTCAGTACCATTCACAGTGTACACAATACCGCAGATGGCCTACGTTGGAATACTGCCGTCTCAGGCACGGAAGATGGGCATAGAATACCTTGAGACAGATTATCAGATTGAGAAGGATGCGTTGGCGCAGATCAACAACGAGATGTTCGGGGAGATCAGGATCTTCACGGATAAAAGGATGAAGGTTATAGGGGGCTACGTGATAGGGAACGACGCAGGGAACGTTATAAATGAGATTGCACTGGCTGTTTCTAAGGGGCTCAGCTTGAGAGATCTAGCTGAGATGGCACATCAGCACCCAATGACCTTCGAGGGAATAGATTCTGCTGCAAGAAAACTCTACTGA
- a CDS encoding MFS transporter permease — translation MIRFGIVVATFFSLALYAGSFTFILREGGIPFYYLGVFFAIAVILYLIFNSLSREYVGRAGDAIIVPVSILMVAVAFVLVYISQSIPIISVSVALFTVSLIMFYNSTVRNEVSISTNERIFMGGAGLGGFIGLIVAGVFPGKMSVLDSYMAIIMLAVGLAAVFVFFRRPTGRFSIADAFHVFVRPFNSMEKIRTIEKKLLLLAVSLDEIFVWIAIGASFPFVISAGLGSGMSRPAVMFSVAAAIIIGAALVYVFESSNIPATPFFYPVKDLILVAGLLLLSFMYPASYVAGMIFLALLPVAFIGSVRFLKSQFPSSFDFRQITSFFRNPIMVIAPLMGSILWAVSGAMLFLTAMAFAIFALVIGIIVITNPKIFKVSDPYETANN, via the coding sequence TTGATCAGGTTCGGCATAGTTGTGGCAACGTTCTTTTCGCTGGCCCTCTATGCAGGTTCCTTCACATTCATACTCAGGGAAGGGGGTATACCGTTCTATTATCTAGGCGTATTCTTCGCCATAGCCGTTATATTATACCTGATCTTCAATTCTCTTTCACGCGAGTACGTGGGTCGTGCTGGGGATGCCATAATAGTACCGGTATCCATACTGATGGTGGCCGTGGCGTTCGTACTCGTTTACATATCACAGAGCATTCCGATCATTTCCGTTTCTGTTGCCCTTTTCACAGTGTCACTGATTATGTTCTACAATTCCACGGTGAGGAACGAAGTATCCATAAGCACGAATGAGAGGATATTCATGGGCGGTGCAGGGCTAGGTGGCTTTATTGGCCTCATCGTTGCCGGGGTCTTTCCAGGTAAGATGTCTGTCCTTGACTCCTACATGGCCATAATAATGCTTGCGGTAGGTCTTGCCGCCGTATTCGTATTTTTTAGGAGGCCTACCGGCAGGTTCAGCATAGCGGACGCATTCCATGTGTTTGTAAGGCCGTTCAACTCGATGGAGAAGATAAGGACGATTGAAAAGAAGCTTCTCCTGCTTGCCGTATCATTAGATGAGATATTTGTCTGGATAGCCATCGGAGCGTCATTTCCATTCGTCATATCCGCCGGTCTTGGATCGGGCATGTCGAGGCCTGCGGTGATGTTCTCAGTGGCCGCTGCTATCATAATAGGCGCTGCACTTGTATATGTTTTCGAATCATCCAATATACCAGCTACTCCATTTTTCTATCCAGTCAAGGATCTGATTCTTGTAGCAGGCCTTCTTCTGCTGAGCTTTATGTATCCAGCATCATACGTTGCTGGCATGATATTCCTCGCCCTACTTCCCGTGGCCTTCATCGGTTCTGTGCGTTTCCTCAAATCGCAGTTCCCTTCGTCATTCGATTTCAGGCAGATAACATCCTTCTTCAGGAATCCCATAATGGTCATAGCGCCATTGATGGGTTCAATCCTGTGGGCTGTCAGCGGTGCGATGCTATTCCTTACAGCGATGGCCTTTGCCATATTCGCCCTTGTCATTGGGATAATCGTAATAACGAATCCAAAGATATTCAAGGTAAGCGATCCATACGAGACCGCAAATAATTGA
- a CDS encoding electron transfer flavoprotein subunit beta/FixA family protein: MMVNVAVLIKQIIDIDQMKTDSEGKPILTGIPYRLENLSKNAIEAAVRIKEKYGGKVTGIIFGTEAGTSAMKESYAMGVDEGILITGYKGNNPQVTAKAILNYLKQIPFDLVILGDQSADSYTGMLPGLISAGLGIPLLGNANNIVVDGKTVRITQVGETENAEMESEMPAVVSVKQEINEPRLPPVLQIMAAGRKPIRTEKFEDLSAT, from the coding sequence ATGATGGTAAACGTAGCTGTTCTCATTAAGCAAATTATAGACATAGACCAGATGAAGACAGACAGCGAAGGAAAGCCAATTCTGACAGGAATCCCCTACAGGCTTGAGAATCTGAGCAAAAATGCCATAGAGGCCGCTGTCAGAATTAAGGAGAAGTACGGAGGGAAGGTCACCGGGATCATATTTGGCACCGAAGCTGGAACCTCTGCCATGAAGGAATCCTATGCGATGGGCGTTGACGAGGGCATCCTCATAACAGGCTACAAGGGCAACAACCCTCAGGTCACGGCAAAGGCCATTTTGAACTACCTAAAACAGATACCTTTCGATCTTGTTATTCTCGGCGACCAGTCAGCCGATTCGTATACAGGAATGCTGCCAGGGCTCATCTCGGCAGGCTTGGGAATTCCTCTCCTTGGTAATGCAAACAATATAGTGGTGGATGGAAAGACCGTTCGGATAACCCAGGTTGGCGAAACAGAAAACGCAGAGATGGAATCGGAAATGCCGGCAGTCGTATCCGTAAAGCAGGAGATAAATGAACCAAGGCTTCCGCCTGTTCTGCAGATCATGGCGGCTGGCAGAAAGCCGATACGCACAGAGAAGTTTGAGGATCTTTCAGCAACGTGA